A region of the Deltaproteobacteria bacterium genome:
TCATGAGCACAGATTCTGTATCGACGGCAAAATGAACAAGCGTGCGACGTTTGAAGGTAAAAATAACCTCGCGTGGATCTCGATCTTGTCGATACTGGCGCTCTGCATCAACAACGGTTTGCCCAGTCAGCGGATTTTTTAATTCAAGTGTGGCTATAGGAATGCCATTTATACTGAGGGTTACGTCCAGTGATTTTTCTGATTTTGTTGAAAAATGTTGCTGCCTAGTAATGCCAAGTAGGTTTTTACTGTAACTCTCTTTTAGCTCAGGATTTAACTCATGCGCTGCTTTAAAATAGGCAACATGTAACTTGCGCCCATAGCATTTAAAACCATGGCGTAGGGTTGCAAGTGAGCCGTAAGTTTCCATCCATTTGCACAAGTCGCAAATTATTTGCTCACCCGTTTTGGCGCCATGTAGAGCTTCAAGTTTTTGCCAATCTTTGGGTTGAGTAGTGCGGATGAAATCAAGCACGACGGTCGGGAAGATAGCATGCTCGCGGTCGAAACCATCGTGAGCGATATTTATATAACCATGAGCAAGCAAATGCTGCTCGATGACGGTTTCAAAGGCAGCTTCGCTGGTAGGGATTGCTCATCATTCACCTGCTAAATCGAAACGAAGTGCTAGCTTATGCAGCATATAAAAAGTATCTTGATAAGGTACTTTAAAATATTCGCAAACATCGGGTAGCAGCACTCGACTTCGCGATTGAGGTTGTGGTTGTTCGTTGGTAACAATAGCTGTTTTGTTGACCATTGAATACGCTACCAGCCAACCATCAGCCTCGGTAGCAAATTTGGCTTTCGCACGATCTAGATATTGCTGACTGCGTTGTACCCAAAGCGAAATTTCAGTATATGCGTCGTTTATTTCTTTAGAATTAGTCTCATAAAAAAACGACGAGGGAACGTCGTTATGCACCCATTGCACTAAATCTTCATCTTTTCTTCCTGCAAGTAGTTCGGCCTTAATTTTGTCAATGCTATGAATTCGTTTATCTGTGTGCGCGCGTATTAGCCCCTTCCAAAAGCCAGGGCAAATGGCGAATGCGTAATAAGTATTTTTGGCAGCGATGAACACGTCAGAGTCTAATAGAAAAATTGTAGGCGTGTTCATGGTAAATACACCCCTAAACGGCGTGCATACTCTTGAAAGGCACCACCATGAAGACCAGTAAGATGATATGCTTCTTTAAAAGTTAATCGCCCTTCTTTGGCGGCTCGAATAACAAGAGTTGCAAAGTTAGCACCAATGCGCGAGTTTTGATTATGATAAAAATCACCACCACCACTGGACTTTTTTGCTAATGAGTGTTCGTGTTGTTTATATTCATTGTAATAACTAAAGAATGTCTCTTTGCCGACAAGACGTAAATCCATGGCTCGCCGGCCAATAACTATAGGGCTAACTTTAAATTGCCGTGCTAAAGTCTTAAAAGGTGCTGATACATTTTTTGCTTCTCGCCAAGCTGCACGTAGTTCTTTTTCAGGCACTAAAAATTCTGAAGCGGCTTGATCACAAAATTTTTCGACTTTTGTAGCTTCAGGAAAAATATCAGCGAAGCCCGAAATACCATCTCCTATAGAACCAAGCCAAAGGTGTGCTAATTCATGGGCTAAAGTAAACATTTGTGCTGATTTAGCATCTGCGCCATTTACAAAGATTAAAGGAGCATAATTGTCTGCAAGAGCAAAGCCGCGAAATTCGTTTACACTCAATTTACGATGAGTATTATTGCCAACTACACCATTGATTACTGCAATAACTCCCATTTTTTCCATAAGACGACGAAGTTCATTGATGGCATCTTGCCAAGTGTGAACAGGCCCGGTCCATCCTTCACTCACACCAACAATGCGCCGCATTTCTTGACCGATTGCAATGGGGTTATCATGCAAACGGGCACTGCCAACAAAATCTAAGGGATCTGCTTCGCCTTCAATGCGCTCTTCGCGTAGCCATTCTTGGCGATATTGCATGGCATAGATGGTATCAAGCAAATCAGGACTAGGACGCCCTTGCGCAGCATCTTTGAGCTTGCGAAAATCTGGAATAGGCATTGGCTCATCTGGCGGTTCTGGATAAAACAAAAAACCAAATGGTGTATGTGTAACCTTGGCAAACTTTTCTAATTGCTTGATGGTAGGTTGCTTCTCGCCATTTATCCACTCACTAAGTTTAGGAAAATGTTCTTTAAGGCTTAACTCAGGTATGCGCGAGCGCTCGCAAGCCCAACGAATAAGCTCTGGTTTGATTGTTACCCTGGTCATGCTGCTGCCCCCACATCAATTTGCCCGGTAACTGCTGCACTAATCAACGCAGCCCGCCGCTCTTTAAGTAACGCAATAGTGCGTTCGGTTGCAACCCGCGCTTTATCAAGTTTGGCGGTTTCGCGGGTGATGTGGGAGACGATGGCGCGTTGCTCGGTGAGGGGGGGTAGGAAAACGGGAAGTTCCATAATGTTTGTTGCAGAAATCGAAGCAAGATTGGTAGATTGTTTCGCCATTGTTAAAAAATATGCTTTTGCAAAACTGCTTTCAGTCCATGTCGCAAGCCATTTTGAAGATACATTAGTTGGCCGAATTGCAAACACATGGTTCTGATGTAAACAGGGATCAATTGAGCCATCCCATACGGCACCACGCCCGAGTTTGTCAGCATCACCCCCCTCATTCATGAGTACATCGCCTTTACGCAGCATAGCTGTAGAAGCATCGTGTATTGGCACCAACATTGTTTTCACATCAGACAGGTCAATAAAGCCGTCTTGAACGTTGGCTACCCGTAAGTATGGAAATTCGATAAGAGCTTGTTGTCCGAAATTCTTACCTAAAGCTATACCAGTCTGAATACGCGCTATAAACTTCATCCGCGTTATTATCCAATGCCCCGGAATCTCCCCCAACCACGGCACACCAGAATCGCGTAGCTTCGCCTTTGGATCAATACCACGCGTAACCGCCAAGGCGATGAGCGCCTTGCGCTTTTCAGCAAGCAGATCGAGGAGGCGTTGTTTGGCGGTGATGAGGGAGTCGATTTGGGTGATTTCTCGATCGAGAAATTTTTCAACCAAACACTGAATAGTATAAGAAGGCACAGGCAAGGGGATATCGCCAAGGTCGTGTGTGTTTATAGCTGGATAGCTAACACCAACAGAGCGACATTCAACTTCAGCAAGAAAGTTAGACTCTCTTAAGGCATATTTGCAAAAACCAGCCTGGAGCACACCTGGACGAGGCCGAACAACAGCGAAACCGGTTGATACGATCAAATTGTCAGTTGGATTCTCGATTGGGGCTATGGCCTGAAGATATGTGCGAACGCATGAGATTATTACATCGCCATCTTTAACCCGTCGTCGAGCCCTGCTTGGAGCATCCGTGAAGCGATAGGTTACGACTTCATGTATTTGACCAGAGGCATCAACATTACCGATGTCGATGTATTGAATCTCGAAATCCGCGTCAGTATCCTCGCCTAATGCTTCATCATTAAGTGTTGCGAGATATTTCAAGGGGATCCGAACTGTCATATCACGGTGTCCTTCTCGTTTAGTATGACATGTCTAGTGCTAATATCCGTGTGAAGTACATACGATATGAATACAAAATTGTTAACCTCTTGAACAAATTCTGTATCATTTTGTCCTTTTTTTGTGACAATACTCCACTTCACCAACTGTCAAGTATTCCTTGACGGTTGTTTTGTGGTCGATTTCACCTTCACGTGGTGACACCTCTTTCTTCGACTTCTTCATGCCATCACCTAGTGCATTACCCTTATTAACAACTCACTATCATTCATATCTTTTTTTTTAACATAAACAACGCAATGTCATGCCCTTGAAAAAGGGCATCCAGAAACCACATAACATTATAATAAAAAGAACCTAGATTCCCGCTTGCGCGGGAATGACATTTTTTTGTTACCGGTGGATTCTCTTGCAATTGCTTATCTGCAATGTGTTTTAGATTTGCATTAATCATCCTTCATTCCCCCCTTAGGTTTCTTCGCCTCAATTCGCTTCACTTCTTTTTCGAAGTCGCTTTCGAAAGCGTGGTCTTGTTCAACACGAAACCTATCGTATTGTTCTTCGGCGAGCTGCTTGGCCACCGCAGACGATATGCGGCCCGCGTTAGTGAGCACTTCGTATTCATTAAACTGTAAAAAAGCATCGAGCTTTTTTATCCAGTCACCCATACGCATAGGTATTTGTCTTACGGCTTGGTTTTCAGCATAGTCAAGATACATTGAAACGATACGATCAAGTTCTTTAATCTCTTGTTCAATGAGATAATTCTTGGCGATGCTAACATCGTTTTTTAAAATTTTTCCTTTGGGCGCATTTTTCCAGGCAGTAAGGCCCATTGAAGGTTTTTTAGCATCAGCACGCGCGGCAATAATTTCAGCAGCAGTTTTGCCGGTTACCGCCCAATGCAGCTTGTTTTGCACCGTTTTAAAGAAAGTCTCAGTGATCTCGGCATTTTTGTCGTAATCGATACTACATTGCTCGAAGATGTCGGTAATTTTAAGATAGAAACGACGCTCACTAGCTCGGATCTCACGAATGCGCTCGATAAGTTCGTCAAAGTAGTCTTTGCCAAAACGCTTATTAAGCTTTAAGCGTTCATCGTCGAGCACAAACCCTTTAATGACAAACTCGCGTAAAGTCTGCGTAGCCCAAATACGAAATTGTGTCGCCTGTAAGCTATTGACCCGATAACCTACTGAAATAATGGCATCGAGATTGTAGAACTCAATCTCGCGGCGTACCTCGCGGGTGCCTTCGGTTTGAACTCTCCAATTTTTTTGGAGAGTTGCTTCTGGAGTCAGTTCCCCCGAAGCATAAATCTCTTTTAAATGATAACTGACTGTACGTAAATCGACCCCAAAAAGCTCAGCTATACGCTTTTGATCGAGCCAAAACGTATCTGATTCATGCAGCACTTCAACTTTAATCACGTCATCAGAAGTGCGATAAATAATTAGCTCGCCCTCGCGTAACTCTGGTTTTGGTTTTCGCTCTTTCTTCGCCTTCTTCACGCTGTCACCTCGTGCAGCAGACGCACAATTTCTTCTTCTGCTATCTTTAAGTCGGCATCAATTTCACTTAAAGGGCGCGCTGGTGTAAACACATAAAAGTGGCGATTAAAATTTATCTCATACCCAACTTTATCTTTGCTGTGGTCCATCCAGGCGTCAGCAACATGGGGTAGTACCTCATGTTTAAAATAAGCTTCTACATCTTCTTTAAGTGGTACGTTTTCAAAATCGCGCAGCTCACTATCAGGCTCAAAGCCATCACTTTTTCCACCCAGGTTTATTGGCTTGGCTTTAGGGTCGCGTTGGGTGAACACATTGCGAAAAAGTTTTTGCTCGTTCGCCTTCCACTTACTTTTTCGCTGCTTGAGTAACTCTTGAATGTTCTCCCAAGTTACCGACCAGTCGAGTTGTGGCTCTTGTCCCAACTTTTTATC
Encoded here:
- a CDS encoding ImmA/IrrE family metallo-endopeptidase, producing the protein MTRVTIKPELIRWACERSRIPELSLKEHFPKLSEWINGEKQPTIKQLEKFAKVTHTPFGFLFYPEPPDEPMPIPDFRKLKDAAQGRPSPDLLDTIYAMQYRQEWLREERIEGEADPLDFVGSARLHDNPIAIGQEMRRIVGVSEGWTGPVHTWQDAINELRRLMEKMGVIAVINGVVGNNTHRKLSVNEFRGFALADNYAPLIFVNGADAKSAQMFTLAHELAHLWLGSIGDGISGFADIFPEATKVEKFCDQAASEFLVPEKELRAAWREAKNVSAPFKTLARQFKVSPIVIGRRAMDLRLVGKETFFSYYNEYKQHEHSLAKKSSGGGDFYHNQNSRIGANFATLVIRAAKEGRLTFKEAYHLTGLHGGAFQEYARRLGVYLP
- a CDS encoding virulence RhuM family protein translates to MKKAKKERKPKPELREGELIIYRTSDDVIKVEVLHESDTFWLDQKRIAELFGVDLRTVSYHLKEIYASGELTPEATLQKNWRVQTEGTREVRREIEFYNLDAIISVGYRVNSLQATQFRIWATQTLREFVIKGFVLDDERLKLNKRFGKDYFDELIERIREIRASERRFYLKITDIFEQCSIDYDKNAEITETFFKTVQNKLHWAVTGKTAAEIIAARADAKKPSMGLTAWKNAPKGKILKNDVSIAKNYLIEQEIKELDRIVSMYLDYAENQAVRQIPMRMGDWIKKLDAFLQFNEYEVLTNAGRISSAVAKQLAEEQYDRFRVEQDHAFESDFEKEVKRIEAKKPKGGMKDD
- a CDS encoding DUF4411 family protein — protein: MNTPTIFLLDSDVFIAAKNTYYAFAICPGFWKGLIRAHTDKRIHSIDKIKAELLAGRKDEDLVQWVHNDVPSSFFYETNSKEINDAYTEISLWVQRSQQYLDRAKAKFATEADGWLVAYSMVNKTAIVTNEQPQPQSRSRVLLPDVCEYFKVPYQDTFYMLHKLALRFDLAGE